The Afipia massiliensis genome has a segment encoding these proteins:
- a CDS encoding FadR/GntR family transcriptional regulator produces MAKPRPRTISRVAKPGRIHAVLATLGSEIARDVIPVGATLPPEPDLEARFGVGRGVVREAIKTLAAKGLVSVGPRHGTRVLPRHDWSLLDRDVLSWLVGKGDPDRELLLEIQEVRSIIEPAAAALAAKRATKTDRLRINAALAAMETSHDQASAIAADKAFHLAVLDATHNRVFQGFRGAIDTILSTVFLVAVGSAGWFDDNLPNHASVAHAIDEGNSRKARAAMEQVLGFTESKLSKRKSGGARLSSSQPSAKLKTQRKQYVS; encoded by the coding sequence GTGGCAAAACCCCGCCCAAGGACAATCAGCAGAGTCGCCAAGCCCGGACGCATTCACGCCGTCCTGGCAACGCTCGGCAGCGAAATCGCGCGTGACGTTATTCCGGTCGGCGCAACGCTGCCGCCTGAGCCCGATCTTGAAGCGCGTTTCGGCGTCGGGCGTGGCGTTGTTCGCGAGGCGATCAAGACACTGGCTGCGAAAGGGCTTGTCAGCGTCGGCCCGCGTCACGGTACCCGCGTATTGCCTCGCCATGACTGGAGCCTGCTCGATCGCGATGTGCTGAGCTGGCTGGTCGGTAAAGGTGATCCGGATCGCGAACTGTTGCTGGAAATCCAGGAAGTGCGCTCGATCATCGAACCGGCTGCGGCAGCATTGGCCGCCAAACGCGCGACCAAAACCGATCGGCTGCGCATCAACGCAGCATTGGCAGCGATGGAGACGTCGCACGATCAGGCCAGCGCCATTGCGGCCGACAAGGCATTTCACCTGGCCGTCCTGGATGCCACCCACAACCGGGTGTTTCAAGGCTTCAGGGGCGCGATCGACACCATTCTGAGCACGGTTTTTCTGGTGGCCGTCGGCAGTGCCGGCTGGTTCGACGACAATCTGCCCAATCACGCCTCCGTGGCACACGCCATCGACGAAGGCAATTCCCGCAAGGCGCGAGCCGCGATGGAGCAGGTTCTCGGATTCACGGAGTCCAAACTTTCAAAACGAAAATCCGGCGGCGCACGACTTTCATCGAGCCAGCCCTCGGCCAAGCTGAAGACCCAGAGGAAGCAGTATGTATCGTGA
- a CDS encoding 2,4'-dihydroxyacetophenone dioxygenase family protein: MYRDMKGSTHVLASPEIAVVAIPEDERVWVPQAPDVWFRPLMLNTRQGQWCNLLRVRKSGVLSRHLHPNPVHGFVLKGKWFYREHKWVATEGSYVFEPPGEIHTLVVPEDTSEMITFFNIQGSMVYLDEQNKHVGYEDVFTKIDMCRAHYEASGLGRDYVDQFVR, translated from the coding sequence ATGTATCGTGATATGAAGGGCTCGACCCATGTGCTTGCATCGCCGGAGATCGCGGTGGTCGCGATCCCGGAAGACGAGCGCGTCTGGGTGCCTCAGGCTCCTGACGTCTGGTTCAGGCCGCTGATGCTGAACACCCGGCAGGGCCAGTGGTGTAACCTGCTGCGGGTGCGAAAGTCCGGCGTACTGTCGCGCCACCTTCATCCGAACCCCGTTCACGGCTTTGTGCTGAAGGGAAAGTGGTTTTACCGCGAGCACAAATGGGTCGCCACTGAGGGCTCCTACGTGTTCGAGCCGCCGGGCGAAATTCACACCCTCGTCGTGCCTGAAGACACTTCCGAGATGATCACCTTCTTCAACATCCAGGGATCGATGGTTTATCTCGACGAGCAGAACAAGCACGTCGGGTATGAGGACGTATTCACCAAGATCGACATGTGTCGCGCCCATTATGAAGCAAGCGGTCTCGGCCGCGATTACGTCGATCAGTTCGTGCGATGA
- a CDS encoding SDR family NAD(P)-dependent oxidoreductase, producing MDGPAISRETASAAWASIWYAGKRVLVTGGTSGIGAGIARGFIEAGADVSVTGVGDAEIAAAATDPVLNKARAHQLDVRDSDAIKSLIGSFDGLDVLVNCAGVIRRGEELDPDVFQSVIDINLNGAMRMCAAARPLLASSNGAIVNLASMLSFFGGGLVPAYAASKGGISQLTKSLAIAYAGDGIRVNAIAPGWIQTPLTSALQADPARSQPILDRTPLGRWGKPSDLLGGVLYLCSPTASFVTGTVLVIDGGYAIA from the coding sequence ATGGACGGGCCCGCCATATCGCGTGAGACAGCCTCTGCCGCGTGGGCGTCGATCTGGTACGCCGGAAAGCGCGTACTCGTGACCGGCGGAACATCGGGAATCGGCGCAGGCATTGCACGCGGTTTTATCGAAGCAGGTGCAGACGTCTCCGTGACCGGCGTTGGCGATGCCGAAATCGCGGCAGCGGCTACCGATCCTGTGCTGAACAAGGCGCGCGCGCATCAACTGGATGTCCGCGACAGCGACGCCATCAAATCCTTGATCGGCTCCTTCGACGGCCTCGACGTGCTGGTCAACTGCGCAGGCGTCATTCGCCGCGGCGAGGAACTTGATCCCGATGTGTTCCAGTCGGTGATTGATATCAATCTCAACGGCGCCATGCGGATGTGCGCTGCCGCGCGGCCATTATTGGCGAGTTCGAATGGCGCTATCGTCAATCTGGCGTCGATGCTTTCATTCTTTGGCGGCGGTCTTGTTCCCGCATATGCAGCCAGCAAGGGCGGCATCTCGCAGCTGACCAAGTCGCTCGCTATCGCCTATGCGGGTGACGGTATTCGCGTCAACGCCATTGCACCGGGGTGGATTCAAACGCCCCTCACCTCCGCGTTGCAAGCCGATCCGGCACGCAGCCAGCCGATACTCGACCGAACGCCACTCGGACGCTGGGGAAAGCCATCGGACCTGCTCGGCGGCGTCCTCTATCTGTGTTCGCCAACCGCATCGTTCGTCACCGGAACAGTCCTCGTCATTGATGGAGGATATGCCATCGCATGA
- a CDS encoding ABC transporter permease, translating to MTRGFSSVVGAAMFVAPLLVLVILWAIVVPLFQINPRVFPSLGSVGTAAMDSIRDGTLINHIGASLLRVGLGTLIGIVTAVPLGIAMGVSPAISTFLTPLFRFFSVLAGIAWIPIATLWFGYGFGAIIFVIFNAVFFVVAYNTLLGVSTIPYSLRNAAASLGAGRWALLTQVLLPGALPNIVTGIRTGLGFAWRGLIAAEMIATNVGLGYMLFVARDFYRTEVIVLGMIVIGVLWLLIDRLLLVPLERSTIERWGMVRRA from the coding sequence ATGACGCGAGGCTTCAGCTCCGTCGTGGGTGCTGCGATGTTCGTGGCGCCCCTGCTCGTCCTCGTCATCCTGTGGGCCATTGTGGTCCCGCTGTTCCAGATCAATCCGCGTGTTTTCCCATCCTTAGGTTCGGTCGGCACGGCCGCAATGGATTCAATCCGCGACGGCACGCTGATCAATCATATCGGCGCGAGCCTGTTGCGCGTCGGACTGGGAACCCTGATCGGCATCGTTACGGCGGTTCCGCTCGGCATCGCGATGGGCGTCAGTCCCGCAATCTCTACGTTTCTAACGCCACTGTTTCGCTTCTTCTCCGTGCTGGCCGGCATCGCATGGATTCCGATCGCCACGCTGTGGTTCGGCTACGGTTTCGGCGCGATCATCTTCGTGATCTTCAATGCCGTATTCTTCGTAGTCGCGTACAATACGCTGCTCGGCGTCTCAACCATTCCCTATTCGCTTCGCAATGCCGCTGCGTCGCTCGGCGCCGGTCGCTGGGCGCTGCTGACCCAGGTGCTGCTGCCCGGCGCGTTGCCAAATATTGTCACTGGAATTCGAACCGGCCTCGGCTTCGCGTGGCGCGGGCTGATCGCAGCGGAGATGATCGCAACCAATGTCGGCCTTGGCTACATGCTATTCGTCGCCCGCGATTTCTATCGCACTGAGGTCATCGTACTCGGCATGATTGTCATCGGCGTGCTGTGGCTGCTGATCGATCGCCTGCTGCTGGTTCCGTTGGAGCGTTCGACTATCGAGCGCTGGGGCATGGTGAGGCGCGCATGA
- a CDS encoding ABC transporter permease — protein sequence MNIILKGWSAYTRMTARWPGLAAVIPFIPVVLLWTAISEAGVFPRAFFPGPGDVVRSFFTLTYKGILPDYLQDSLIRLITGAAVGMALGIPLGILIGTSRWAHRACWPVLLFFQAIGDIAWLPILLIWFGFGLTTMTFVIVYTVLFPVVLNTVLGVESVPRDLARAARSLGASRARVLWEVTLPGALPNIITGLRNGLGYGWRALIAVEIIVGTSGIGFMMFDARRAGSTVEIILGMIILGLLWYIVDAWILAPIERATGKRWGLVTS from the coding sequence ATGAACATCATCCTGAAAGGCTGGAGCGCTTATACCCGAATGACCGCCCGCTGGCCGGGCCTTGCCGCCGTGATTCCGTTCATTCCGGTGGTGCTGCTCTGGACCGCAATCTCCGAAGCCGGGGTATTTCCCCGCGCATTCTTCCCCGGCCCCGGCGATGTCGTGCGGTCGTTCTTCACACTCACATATAAAGGCATCCTGCCCGACTACCTTCAAGACAGCCTGATCCGGCTGATCACCGGCGCTGCGGTCGGCATGGCGCTGGGCATTCCGCTCGGCATCCTGATCGGCACCAGCCGCTGGGCGCATCGCGCCTGCTGGCCCGTGCTGCTGTTCTTCCAGGCCATCGGCGACATCGCGTGGCTGCCGATCCTGCTGATCTGGTTCGGCTTCGGCCTCACCACCATGACCTTCGTGATCGTCTACACGGTCCTGTTTCCGGTGGTCCTCAACACGGTCCTCGGCGTCGAATCCGTGCCACGCGACCTCGCGCGCGCCGCCCGCAGCCTCGGCGCATCACGCGCGCGCGTGCTCTGGGAAGTGACGCTGCCCGGCGCGCTGCCCAACATCATCACCGGCCTTCGTAACGGTCTCGGCTACGGCTGGCGCGCGCTCATCGCCGTGGAGATCATCGTCGGCACCAGCGGCATCGGATTCATGATGTTCGATGCGCGCCGTGCCGGCTCCACCGTCGAGATCATTCTCGGCATGATCATTCTTGGACTGCTTTGGTACATCGTTGACGCCTGGATACTCGCGCCGATCGAGCGCGCGACCGGCAAACGCTGGGGATTGGTGACATCATGA
- a CDS encoding ABC transporter ATP-binding protein produces the protein MSTLSIRNLAKTYFDPYAGEHVTAVRDVSLDVEQGEFVSVVGPSGCGKTTILNMVAGFIPHSGGEILLNGKAIDGPGPERGVVFQSFALFPWKTVLDNVGFGPKMRGVPKAERDKIAHEYLALAGLTHAANRYPNELSGGMQQRVGVVRALANNPAVLLMDEPFASVDAQTRMTLQEELTRIWQERRPTVIFITHDVPEAVFLANRVVVLSKGRVLDQIKVDLPRPRIWDDLIEDDTFKKLSAQVLHMVRSA, from the coding sequence ATGAGCACGCTTTCGATCCGCAATCTCGCAAAGACCTACTTTGATCCGTATGCCGGCGAGCATGTCACCGCCGTACGGGATGTCTCGCTCGATGTCGAACAGGGAGAGTTCGTCTCTGTGGTCGGGCCATCCGGCTGCGGGAAGACTACGATCCTCAATATGGTCGCCGGTTTCATTCCGCACTCCGGCGGCGAAATCCTGCTGAACGGAAAGGCCATCGACGGTCCCGGCCCTGAGCGCGGCGTGGTGTTTCAGTCCTTTGCCCTGTTTCCATGGAAGACCGTTCTGGACAATGTCGGCTTTGGTCCGAAAATGCGCGGCGTTCCGAAGGCGGAGCGGGACAAGATCGCGCACGAGTATCTTGCACTCGCGGGGCTGACCCACGCCGCGAACCGTTATCCCAACGAACTGTCCGGCGGCATGCAGCAACGCGTCGGCGTGGTGCGTGCACTCGCCAACAATCCGGCTGTGCTTCTGATGGACGAACCATTTGCCAGCGTCGATGCGCAGACGCGCATGACGCTCCAGGAAGAACTCACCCGCATCTGGCAGGAGCGTCGCCCGACGGTGATCTTCATTACCCACGATGTGCCCGAAGCTGTGTTCCTTGCCAACCGGGTTGTCGTTCTCTCAAAGGGCCGCGTTCTCGACCAGATCAAGGTGGATCTGCCACGCCCGCGAATCTGGGACGACCTGATCGAAGACGATACCTTCAAGAAGTTGTCCGCACAGGTGTTGCATATGGTGCGTTCCGCATGA
- a CDS encoding ABC transporter substrate-binding protein — protein MKRLLMLGAALMLACAPAQAQTMVKVKAGMVTGIDQIGLPIALERGFFEKNGLDVTIARPYATGVDALNALQAGESEIVQVGVPMIGAVLRGMDLVALGNYSGNATKAGSDATMAVIAREGAGIVKGDLASLKGKKIAASFGTINHLYILAILEKAGLKPEDVTLVNTPPPDMTVALLAKGIDAFSAWDPWPIVAGKDVPGAIEVIRGGDVISYLGFNVALRPWVEKNGETIEKFLAAVSEADQWMRKNPKQAAGIATRWIPGLKPEIAEAAMQFNIQQADRRLSANNFRALWSAEDRLARLGILKSTFDVNKHIEPKHILKVMKDKPELFADLPPIPANVAIGPGYVFKP, from the coding sequence ATGAAACGATTATTGATGTTGGGAGCTGCACTGATGCTGGCGTGCGCGCCGGCGCAAGCGCAGACGATGGTGAAAGTCAAAGCCGGCATGGTGACCGGCATCGATCAGATCGGGCTTCCGATCGCGCTCGAACGCGGCTTTTTCGAAAAAAACGGCCTCGATGTCACGATCGCCCGGCCCTACGCGACCGGCGTCGATGCTCTGAATGCGCTGCAGGCTGGCGAAAGTGAAATCGTTCAGGTCGGCGTGCCAATGATTGGCGCCGTCCTGCGCGGAATGGATCTTGTCGCGCTCGGCAACTACAGCGGAAATGCGACCAAGGCCGGTTCTGATGCAACCATGGCGGTGATCGCGCGCGAAGGTGCCGGAATCGTCAAGGGCGACCTCGCAAGCCTGAAGGGCAAGAAGATCGCCGCCTCATTCGGCACGATCAATCATCTCTATATTCTGGCGATCCTTGAGAAGGCCGGCCTGAAGCCGGAAGACGTGACGCTGGTGAATACCCCGCCACCGGATATGACGGTTGCGCTGCTCGCCAAGGGCATCGACGCGTTCTCGGCGTGGGATCCATGGCCCATCGTTGCGGGCAAGGACGTTCCCGGCGCCATCGAGGTAATCCGGGGCGGCGACGTGATTTCCTATCTCGGATTCAATGTCGCCTTGCGTCCGTGGGTCGAGAAGAACGGCGAGACCATCGAGAAGTTTCTCGCCGCCGTCTCCGAAGCCGACCAATGGATGCGCAAGAATCCGAAACAGGCCGCTGGAATCGCGACCCGCTGGATTCCAGGCCTGAAGCCGGAAATCGCCGAAGCGGCGATGCAGTTCAATATCCAGCAGGCAGACCGGCGCTTGTCCGCAAACAACTTTCGCGCACTTTGGAGCGCGGAGGATCGCCTTGCGCGGCTTGGTATCCTGAAGTCGACGTTCGACGTCAACAAGCACATCGAGCCGAAGCACATCCTGAAGGTGATGAAGGATAAGCCTGAGCTGTTCGCTGACCTGCCGCCGATTCCGGCGAACGTGGCGATCGGTCCGGGTTACGTTTTCAAACCCTGA
- a CDS encoding Crp/Fnr family transcriptional regulator — protein sequence MLQDDRPKAALPAGDKTNVLRSHPLFRDLERDALDQLCRYARKRTFKRGATIFAKGDPGQSLFFIISGTVKIGVSSADGRGAIFNMVDAGEMFGEIAVLDGLARTADAIANSNCELFFIDRRDFLTLLASQPVLATKLIELLCVRLRWISDHVEQVIFPELSGKLAKALMRLIDRPGAALDKTIAITQQEIGEMLGMSRESVNKQLHEWAERKLVRLQRGSITVIDVESLKVMAERSQD from the coding sequence ATGCTTCAGGACGACAGACCAAAAGCAGCCCTCCCTGCAGGCGATAAGACGAATGTCTTGCGCAGCCATCCACTGTTTCGCGACCTTGAACGCGATGCGTTAGATCAATTGTGCCGTTACGCCAGAAAAAGAACCTTCAAACGTGGGGCAACAATTTTCGCAAAAGGGGATCCCGGCCAAAGCCTCTTTTTCATTATCAGCGGCACGGTGAAAATTGGCGTCTCATCCGCCGATGGCCGAGGAGCCATCTTCAACATGGTCGATGCTGGAGAAATGTTTGGCGAGATAGCGGTCCTTGATGGCCTCGCCAGAACTGCTGACGCGATCGCAAATTCTAACTGCGAGTTATTTTTCATTGATAGGCGGGACTTTCTAACCTTGCTTGCCTCCCAGCCGGTGTTGGCGACAAAATTGATAGAACTGCTCTGTGTCCGATTGCGCTGGATCAGCGATCATGTGGAGCAAGTCATATTTCCTGAGTTGTCAGGCAAGCTGGCCAAGGCGCTTATGCGTCTGATCGATCGACCGGGCGCGGCCTTGGACAAGACAATCGCCATCACGCAGCAGGAAATTGGTGAGATGCTTGGCATGTCGAGAGAAAGCGTCAACAAGCAACTGCATGAGTGGGCCGAGCGCAAGCTCGTTCGTCTTCAACGCGGCTCGATTACTGTGATCGATGTGGAGTCGTTGAAGGTCATGGCTGAGCGCTCGCAGGATTGA
- a CDS encoding ATP-binding protein has protein sequence MNMGQRSLVGSTDHQCNYCGFLMEPTARFCGGCGRPKARSGDTAAHALSFLQSNIPADLADRILRSGGAMLGERKHVTVVFADVRDSTALIDQLDPEEALQVLGPVLKNLMDAVHHHEGFVNQTLGDGIMALFGAPIAREDHAVQACSAALAMRTAVDELNRSTGRDIAIRIGMNSGEVVIHSIGNNLAMNYDAVGKSVHLAARLEEIARPGKIMLSAATHDLAKGFVTVRPLGFANVKGVSEAVEVFELTAMRIRTRWQVRSARGLSVLVGRQNELRCLRTALEDAASGNGQSLTIVAAAGLGKSRLIHDFIRNLSDEWTVLETACPSQRTSSSYYPISILIRAMFEVGADDNPEIVIDRVRDGINRLDRTLSAFLPPILSLLDLSADDQDWKKLEPSERRLRTIEAVRSLTLRLAQSKPLVILIEDLHWSDAETRLILQSLAGALNGTKIVLIATQRPEGAPPDRGTTRLDLSPLDDATSHQLIDWLMGDDGSLAPIKRRILTQAQGNPLFMEELVQTLKETRFLDGHPGSYRIAKKTGRVEIPPTIHSVLAARIDLLDGFPKSLLQTSAVIGMEISVDLLSGMMDVTPAEVSDELRTLEIADFLRKIRSATSADYSFKHELTREVVYSTMLLGLRRSLHAKAVEVIESRFADRLDEHVDRLADHAFHAGLWEKAVPYQLRSCRRAIKRGANQDAVSICERGLETLSHLPASAAKIKAEIDFRLALVIALEPLGKHRQIADILREASRLADPFGDPQRTAAVNCQLAVALWRLGEHPAAMSAAETARGIANQIRDSSLQFASLLIVGIVHHETGTFAASVDIHERCIALETPELDQKRAGWAAYPSVLLRTFMADSLIELGDLGRAQAVAEDASRRAEILDHAYSRANINHVLGRLRTAQGRYAEAITLLRESWQTCLDLEMVQMYPVFAARMGEAHLAAGDVETALDILSVPERLDVPLAEHSFGWRYLFLAQGRALLAAGRLAEAHAAGKRALALAEQRGESPQQAYAAHLLGEIARAADPQDLIVTEAHFKRALQLAEECGMQTLIAMCRQSLETSANQRGEPSIARR, from the coding sequence ATGAACATGGGGCAGCGTAGCTTGGTTGGCAGCACAGATCATCAGTGCAACTACTGCGGTTTCCTTATGGAACCGACAGCCCGGTTTTGCGGCGGCTGTGGACGCCCGAAAGCCCGCTCCGGCGACACGGCGGCACACGCGCTTTCCTTTCTGCAATCCAACATACCCGCTGACCTCGCAGACCGCATCTTGCGCTCCGGCGGAGCAATGTTGGGTGAGCGCAAACATGTCACGGTCGTTTTTGCCGATGTCCGCGATTCAACCGCCCTCATCGATCAGCTCGATCCTGAGGAAGCGCTCCAGGTTCTCGGTCCTGTCCTCAAGAATTTGATGGATGCGGTCCATCATCACGAAGGCTTCGTGAACCAGACACTTGGCGACGGGATCATGGCGCTGTTCGGCGCTCCTATCGCGAGGGAAGATCATGCGGTTCAAGCGTGCAGCGCCGCACTTGCGATGCGAACCGCTGTCGATGAGCTTAATCGCTCAACCGGGAGAGACATCGCCATTCGCATCGGCATGAATTCCGGTGAGGTCGTCATCCATTCGATCGGCAATAATCTCGCAATGAACTATGACGCTGTTGGAAAGAGCGTTCATCTGGCTGCACGGCTGGAGGAGATCGCAAGGCCCGGCAAGATCATGCTCTCTGCGGCAACCCATGATCTTGCCAAAGGCTTCGTGACGGTCAGACCGCTCGGATTTGCCAACGTAAAGGGCGTCTCGGAAGCCGTTGAGGTTTTCGAGTTGACCGCGATGCGGATAAGGACCCGGTGGCAGGTCCGGTCCGCGCGAGGCCTCAGCGTCCTCGTGGGCCGTCAGAATGAACTGCGCTGCCTGAGAACCGCACTCGAAGATGCCGCGTCCGGAAATGGGCAATCGCTAACCATTGTCGCTGCGGCAGGACTGGGAAAATCCCGGCTGATACACGATTTTATCCGGAACCTGTCTGATGAGTGGACCGTACTCGAGACCGCTTGCCCCTCGCAACGCACGAGTTCGAGCTACTATCCCATCAGCATTCTGATCCGAGCCATGTTTGAGGTCGGCGCTGATGACAATCCGGAAATCGTGATCGATCGCGTCAGGGACGGGATCAATCGACTGGACCGCACGCTCTCGGCTTTCCTGCCCCCAATTCTCTCGCTGCTGGATCTCAGCGCGGACGATCAAGACTGGAAAAAGCTGGAACCGTCAGAGAGGCGGCTCAGGACTATCGAAGCCGTAAGATCGCTTACTCTTCGCCTCGCGCAATCAAAACCCCTGGTAATCCTGATCGAGGACCTACACTGGAGTGATGCGGAGACAAGGCTCATTCTACAGAGTCTGGCCGGCGCGCTGAACGGAACGAAGATCGTTCTGATCGCAACCCAACGCCCAGAGGGCGCTCCGCCCGATCGCGGCACAACGCGCCTGGATCTGTCACCGCTTGACGATGCGACCTCTCACCAATTGATCGATTGGCTCATGGGCGACGACGGCAGTCTCGCCCCGATAAAGAGGCGGATACTAACCCAGGCCCAAGGCAACCCGCTCTTTATGGAAGAACTTGTCCAGACGCTTAAAGAGACGCGATTTCTTGACGGGCATCCGGGCAGCTATCGGATCGCCAAGAAGACCGGACGAGTTGAGATTCCGCCGACCATTCATTCAGTGCTCGCAGCGCGCATCGATCTGCTGGATGGTTTTCCAAAGTCGTTACTCCAGACCTCAGCCGTCATTGGCATGGAAATTTCCGTCGATCTACTTTCGGGAATGATGGATGTAACCCCGGCCGAAGTATCAGATGAGCTTCGAACGCTGGAAATCGCGGACTTTCTTCGAAAGATCAGGAGCGCCACATCCGCGGACTATTCTTTCAAGCACGAGCTCACACGGGAGGTTGTCTATAGCACCATGCTGCTGGGCCTTCGGCGCTCGCTTCACGCCAAAGCCGTCGAGGTCATCGAGTCACGTTTCGCCGACCGCCTTGACGAGCACGTTGATCGGCTCGCTGATCACGCGTTCCATGCCGGGCTATGGGAAAAGGCCGTTCCCTACCAGTTGCGCAGTTGCCGGCGCGCCATCAAACGCGGAGCTAATCAGGACGCCGTTAGTATCTGTGAACGCGGCCTTGAGACCCTGTCGCATCTACCAGCGTCAGCCGCGAAGATCAAAGCCGAGATTGATTTCCGTCTCGCGCTTGTGATCGCGCTCGAACCACTCGGAAAACATCGCCAGATTGCAGATATTTTGCGCGAAGCGAGCCGTCTGGCCGACCCCTTCGGAGACCCGCAGCGCACTGCCGCGGTTAATTGCCAGCTTGCTGTGGCGCTTTGGAGACTTGGCGAACATCCAGCAGCAATGTCAGCCGCCGAAACCGCGAGAGGCATTGCCAATCAGATCCGGGATTCATCGCTCCAGTTCGCGTCGCTTCTCATTGTCGGCATTGTTCATCACGAGACAGGAACTTTCGCAGCATCGGTCGATATTCACGAACGGTGTATTGCGCTTGAAACGCCGGAACTTGACCAGAAACGCGCCGGATGGGCCGCCTACCCCAGCGTCCTTTTGCGTACCTTCATGGCGGACTCTTTGATTGAACTCGGTGACCTCGGACGCGCGCAGGCGGTGGCCGAGGATGCCAGCCGGCGCGCCGAGATCCTGGATCACGCTTACTCGCGAGCGAACATCAATCACGTGCTCGGACGTCTGCGCACCGCGCAAGGGCGATACGCCGAGGCGATTACGCTCTTGCGTGAAAGTTGGCAGACCTGCCTCGATCTCGAAATGGTCCAGATGTATCCGGTCTTTGCAGCTCGAATGGGGGAGGCGCATCTCGCGGCGGGCGACGTCGAAACCGCTCTTGATATCCTGTCGGTGCCTGAACGACTGGACGTGCCGCTGGCTGAACATTCGTTCGGCTGGCGCTATCTTTTCCTCGCTCAAGGTCGGGCTTTGCTCGCGGCCGGCCGGCTCGCAGAAGCACATGCGGCGGGTAAACGCGCTCTCGCACTTGCCGAACAACGAGGAGAATCGCCACAACAGGCATATGCAGCGCATTTGCTCGGTGAGATCGCACGCGCCGCAGATCCGCAGGATCTCATCGTGACGGAAGCACATTTCAAGCGCGCTCTTCAACTTGCGGAAGAATGCGGCATGCAGACGTTGATAGCGATGTGTCGTCAGTCCCTTGAAACTAGCGCAAACCAACGCGGCGAACCCAGCATCGCACGCAGATGA